AGGAAACGCAATTTTCAATTCCATAATTTTCTTCCTCCTTGTATTTTAGCTTATAGTTAATGTTTGTTTTTTATAACTATAGCTTTTTCATTCAAAAAGCTGTCGACAATTTTTTTTCTTCCAGAATTTAATAGTCTTTGGATTGTTCCACGGGAGATCCCCATCAATACACTGGCTTCGATTTGACTCAAACCTTCATAGTCACA
This sequence is a window from Psychrilyobacter atlanticus DSM 19335. Protein-coding genes within it:
- a CDS encoding DUF134 domain-containing protein, producing the protein MRGKKKRCCRFLENEIVYKPRGITMKEITTNNIEADEFEAIRICDYEGLSQIEASVLMGISRGTIQRLLNSGRKKIVDSFLNEKAIVIKNKH